The Candidatus Hinthialibacter antarcticus genome has a segment encoding these proteins:
- a CDS encoding coproporphyrinogen-III oxidase family protein: MSTQSEKKTTAGSYFVSNYPPFSVWKPDYVSSAFESIERQPHPEANLGIYLHIPFCRKRCHFCYFRVYTDKNSSEIRRYLDALTREFELYADKPIIGGRKPKYIYFGGGTPSFLSPHQLTGLVETMQKKLPWDAAEEITFECEPGTLTEAKLEAIRSIGVTRLSLGVEHFDDQVLELNNRAHRSGEIGRAYDFARSIEFPQINIDLIAGMLGETDEKWLDAVRKALAMQPDSLTVYQMEIPFNTTIYRDMMKEKGTEIAPVADWQTKRRWVKEAFAIFEEAGYTVTSAYTAVKNPESTKFIYRDMLWSGADMLGLGVSSFGHYGGVHAQNEKDMGPYLEKVEAGELPINRAKPLTDDERLIREFALQHKLGRVPRAYFQEKFDVDVFERFAGPLQELKNDGVLDYDDEAIHLTRDGLLRIDEGLKKYFLPEHQEVRYT, from the coding sequence ATGAGTACGCAATCAGAAAAAAAGACCACGGCTGGTAGTTATTTTGTTTCCAACTATCCGCCGTTTTCGGTTTGGAAGCCGGACTATGTGTCATCGGCGTTTGAGTCGATTGAGCGCCAGCCGCATCCTGAGGCGAACCTGGGTATCTATTTGCATATCCCCTTTTGCCGCAAGCGCTGCCACTTTTGTTATTTCCGCGTGTATACCGATAAAAACTCGTCTGAAATTCGACGTTATCTCGACGCCCTCACCCGTGAATTTGAACTCTACGCCGACAAGCCCATCATTGGCGGGCGCAAACCGAAGTACATCTATTTCGGCGGCGGTACGCCTTCATTTTTGTCGCCGCATCAATTGACCGGCCTGGTCGAAACCATGCAGAAAAAATTGCCCTGGGACGCCGCCGAAGAAATCACCTTTGAATGCGAACCGGGCACCTTGACCGAAGCCAAACTGGAAGCGATTCGTAGCATCGGCGTGACGCGCTTAAGCCTGGGCGTCGAACATTTTGACGACCAGGTTTTAGAACTCAACAATCGCGCCCATCGCTCCGGTGAAATTGGCCGCGCCTATGATTTTGCGCGTTCGATTGAGTTTCCGCAGATTAACATTGACCTGATCGCGGGCATGTTGGGCGAGACGGATGAAAAGTGGCTGGACGCTGTCCGCAAGGCGCTCGCCATGCAGCCTGACAGCCTGACGGTTTATCAAATGGAAATTCCATTCAACACCACCATCTACCGCGACATGATGAAAGAGAAGGGAACCGAGATCGCTCCCGTCGCCGACTGGCAAACCAAGCGCCGCTGGGTCAAAGAAGCGTTTGCGATTTTTGAAGAAGCGGGCTACACCGTCACCAGCGCTTACACCGCAGTCAAGAACCCTGAATCAACCAAATTCATCTACCGCGACATGTTATGGAGCGGCGCCGACATGCTGGGGTTAGGCGTGTCGTCGTTTGGGCATTACGGCGGCGTCCATGCGCAAAACGAAAAAGACATGGGTCCTTATCTCGAAAAAGTCGAAGCGGGCGAATTGCCCATCAATCGCGCCAAACCGTTAACTGACGACGAACGCTTGATTCGTGAATTCGCTCTTCAGCATAAATTAGGCCGCGTGCCCCGCGCGTATTTTCAAGAGAAATTCGACGTTGATGTGTTTGAGCGATTCGCTGGGCCTTTGCAGGAACTGAAAAACGACGGCGTTTTGGATTACGACGACGAGGCGATCCATCTCACCCGCGACGGATTGTTGCGTATTGATGAAGGATTGAAAAAATACTTTTTGCCTGAACATCAAGAAGTCCGATACACTTAA
- a CDS encoding NAD(P)/FAD-dependent oxidoreductase, producing the protein MTSTNDFDALIIGAGPAGASAAAVLAKSGRRVMVLEKEKFPRYHIGESLLPYCYFPLERLGVLDKIKQAGYTNKYSVQFVNPMGKLSAPFYFEQHMEHEASRTWQVPRDQFDQLMIDHAREQGAQVQDGVAVKDFIVENGATVGVVIEDEEKNRKELRAPFTIDASGRNSLAIARNRWRKMDPKLNKTSIWTRYKGAKRDEGKDEGATTVAYIPDNGWFWYIPLPDDIVSVGLVAEREYLYRDSRDLDTIFQREIKSNPWIEDHLSVGERCTDYWATGEYSYRSEYCASDGLVLTGDAFAFLDPVFSSGVLLALLSGELAGEAIHKALERNDVSAEQFAEYGEKLIVMIEAMRKLVYAFYDQDFRFKDFLMKYPNLRGDLTDCLIGHLEKDFDPLFSAVSEFVELPKPLPHGRPLIAATT; encoded by the coding sequence GTGACATCTACAAATGATTTTGACGCGCTGATAATCGGCGCCGGGCCTGCGGGAGCCTCCGCAGCTGCGGTTTTAGCGAAAAGCGGTCGTCGCGTGATGGTATTGGAAAAAGAAAAATTTCCACGCTATCACATTGGCGAGTCGTTGTTGCCGTATTGCTATTTTCCATTGGAGCGGCTGGGCGTGTTGGACAAGATCAAGCAGGCTGGTTATACAAATAAGTACAGCGTCCAGTTTGTCAATCCGATGGGCAAACTCTCTGCGCCGTTTTACTTTGAACAACACATGGAACATGAAGCGTCGCGTACCTGGCAGGTGCCGCGCGATCAATTCGACCAATTGATGATTGACCATGCGCGTGAACAGGGCGCCCAGGTTCAAGACGGCGTGGCGGTGAAAGATTTCATTGTTGAAAACGGCGCGACCGTCGGCGTGGTGATTGAAGACGAAGAGAAAAACCGTAAAGAACTGCGGGCGCCGTTTACCATCGACGCCAGCGGCCGAAACTCGTTGGCCATTGCGCGAAACCGCTGGCGCAAAATGGACCCGAAACTTAACAAAACGTCTATCTGGACCCGATATAAAGGCGCCAAGCGCGACGAAGGCAAAGACGAAGGCGCGACCACAGTTGCGTATATCCCTGACAACGGCTGGTTCTGGTATATCCCCTTGCCTGACGATATTGTCAGTGTGGGTCTGGTCGCCGAGCGTGAATATCTTTACCGCGACAGTCGCGACTTGGATACGATTTTTCAACGGGAAATCAAAAGCAATCCCTGGATCGAAGACCACCTGTCTGTTGGCGAGCGCTGCACTGACTATTGGGCGACGGGTGAATATTCCTATCGTTCCGAATATTGCGCATCGGATGGCTTGGTCTTAACCGGCGACGCGTTTGCGTTTTTAGACCCGGTGTTTTCATCTGGCGTTTTGTTAGCGTTGCTCAGCGGCGAACTTGCGGGCGAAGCCATTCACAAAGCGCTCGAACGCAATGACGTTTCCGCTGAACAATTCGCAGAATATGGCGAGAAACTCATCGTTATGATCGAAGCAATGCGCAAACTGGTGTACGCGTTCTACGATCAAGATTTCCGTTTTAAGGATTTCTTAATGAAATATCCAAATCTGCGCGGCGATTTGACGGATTGCCTGATTGGGCATCTGGAAAAAGATTTTGACCCGTTATTTTCTGCTGTATCTGAATTTGTCGAATTGCCCAAACCGCTGCCGCATGGGCGGCCGTTGATTGCAGCGACGACATGA
- a CDS encoding PQQ-binding-like beta-propeller repeat protein, translated as MRIRITTILLFVFLCFNAAVNAQPIGDWPLFRGDVSNHGVAQGTLPKALELRWTFRTEQPITSSAVISGDSVYFGSQDNYIYALNIQNGEERWKFKTDDMVEASPMALDGAVVVGSSDANLYCLDAKTGDLRWKYETQDKIMGSAMWTRADDGSLRVLFGSYDSRLYCLDFKTGELIWMYSTDNYINGSPAVDEKQIVVGGCDARVHTVSIKDGSPFADIDAEAYIAATVALDDGKAYVGNYGNEFLCIDLEAQKVVWSYSNRNFPYFSSAAITDEYVIFGGRDRRVHCVDKETGDSIWEFRTRGKVDSSPVICGDRLVVGSEDGRLYILEVKDGGEIWSYEIGEGIISTPAVGQGMVIVGALDGVMYGFGPKN; from the coding sequence ATGCGAATAAGAATAACAACGATTTTGCTATTTGTTTTTTTGTGCTTCAATGCGGCGGTTAATGCACAACCCATTGGCGATTGGCCGCTGTTTCGCGGCGACGTGTCAAATCACGGCGTCGCACAGGGAACGCTGCCAAAGGCGCTTGAGTTGCGCTGGACGTTTCGTACAGAGCAACCAATTACTTCTTCGGCGGTGATATCGGGCGATAGCGTCTATTTTGGTTCGCAAGATAATTACATTTATGCGCTGAACATTCAAAACGGCGAAGAGCGCTGGAAGTTTAAAACGGACGATATGGTCGAAGCGTCTCCGATGGCGTTAGATGGCGCTGTTGTCGTCGGCTCATCGGATGCGAACCTATATTGCCTGGATGCAAAGACTGGCGATTTGCGCTGGAAATACGAGACCCAAGATAAAATCATGGGCTCCGCCATGTGGACGCGCGCGGACGACGGTTCGTTACGCGTGTTGTTCGGCAGTTATGACAGTCGGCTCTATTGCCTGGATTTCAAGACGGGCGAATTGATTTGGATGTACAGCACCGATAACTACATCAACGGTTCGCCTGCGGTTGATGAAAAACAAATCGTTGTGGGCGGATGCGATGCGCGAGTTCATACCGTTTCAATCAAAGACGGCTCCCCCTTCGCTGACATCGACGCGGAGGCGTATATCGCCGCCACGGTGGCGCTTGATGACGGTAAGGCGTATGTTGGAAATTACGGTAACGAATTTCTTTGCATTGATTTAGAAGCGCAGAAAGTTGTGTGGAGCTATAGCAACCGCAACTTTCCTTATTTTTCATCCGCTGCGATTACGGATGAATACGTCATCTTCGGCGGACGCGATCGTCGCGTCCATTGCGTTGATAAAGAAACCGGAGATTCTATCTGGGAGTTTCGTACGCGCGGAAAAGTCGATAGTTCTCCTGTGATCTGCGGCGACCGGTTGGTCGTTGGTTCAGAAGACGGGCGTCTCTACATACTCGAAGTCAAAGACGGCGGTGAAATTTGGTCGTATGAAATTGGCGAAGGCATTATTAGTACGCCCGCCGTCGGCCAGGGGATGGTCATTGTCGGCGCGTTAGACGGCGTGATGTATGGGTTCGGCCCAAAGAATTAA
- a CDS encoding iron-containing alcohol dehydrogenase, which translates to MKIETIGFDHHNRVRLVFGNGAVSRLGERAKELGGTRVLLVTDPGLIQAGHPQRAEEALNSAGLDVTVFSQTVENPTTECVERCVNVGREAKVDLIVGLGGGSSLDTAKGCNFLLTNGGRMQDYWGVGKATKPMLPLIAVPTTAGTGSECQSFALISDAETHVKMACGDPKAAPRISVLDPELTLSQPKLVTARTGMDAITHAVETAVTKKRNAVSWLYSRESFRLTQLSYEQVLSEPDNQDARAAMLLGAAYAGIAIENSMLGAAHAVANPLTAQYHLVHGQAVGMMLPHVVRWNAQDSEVRKQYAELALFAGVVDSHCCEEDAVERLAQRLEQLLDAAGMPRSLSEFNVQPEDVHILAEAAAQQWTGSFNPRDLTVEDFQQLYRHALTTNSATV; encoded by the coding sequence ATGAAAATTGAAACCATCGGGTTCGATCATCATAACCGCGTCCGGCTTGTATTTGGAAACGGCGCCGTCTCTCGTTTAGGCGAACGAGCCAAAGAGTTGGGCGGGACGCGCGTTCTGCTTGTGACCGATCCTGGATTGATCCAGGCTGGTCATCCCCAACGCGCAGAAGAGGCGCTGAACTCTGCTGGCTTGGATGTAACCGTTTTCAGTCAGACGGTTGAAAACCCGACCACGGAATGCGTTGAGCGCTGCGTGAATGTCGGGCGTGAAGCGAAGGTTGATTTGATTGTTGGCCTTGGCGGCGGCAGTAGTTTAGATACCGCCAAAGGATGCAACTTTCTGCTGACCAACGGCGGACGCATGCAAGATTACTGGGGCGTTGGTAAAGCGACAAAACCGATGCTGCCCTTAATCGCCGTTCCGACCACGGCGGGGACGGGAAGCGAATGCCAATCGTTTGCGTTGATCTCCGACGCTGAAACGCACGTCAAGATGGCGTGCGGCGACCCCAAGGCGGCGCCGCGTATATCCGTTCTTGATCCTGAATTGACGTTGTCGCAGCCGAAACTCGTTACGGCGCGCACCGGTATGGATGCGATTACCCACGCCGTCGAAACCGCCGTCACAAAAAAACGCAACGCGGTATCGTGGCTTTATTCGCGTGAATCATTTCGTCTGACGCAATTAAGTTACGAGCAGGTATTGTCAGAGCCTGACAATCAGGATGCGCGCGCTGCGATGTTGCTAGGCGCCGCCTATGCGGGGATCGCAATCGAGAACAGCATGTTGGGCGCGGCCCACGCGGTTGCGAATCCACTGACGGCCCAATATCACCTAGTTCATGGGCAGGCGGTCGGGATGATGCTGCCGCATGTTGTCCGATGGAATGCGCAAGATTCCGAAGTGCGTAAACAGTACGCCGAACTAGCGCTTTTCGCTGGCGTTGTTGATTCGCATTGTTGTGAAGAAGACGCGGTCGAACGCTTGGCGCAACGCTTAGAGCAACTGCTCGACGCCGCCGGAATGCCGCGTTCATTGTCTGAATTCAACGTGCAGCCAGAGGATGTACACATTCTGGCAGAAGCTGCCGCCCAGCAATGGACAGGCTCCTTCAATCCACGCGACCTCACCGTCGAAGATTTTCAACAGCTGTACCGCCATGCGCTCACAACAAATTCAGCCACAGTTTAA
- a CDS encoding aldehyde dehydrogenase family protein: protein MTTMTALTQIPCIRSGRVYESLDKSELVHHSGGEAVAQMSMANSGLIRRDINKISRSFEILQDVPSAKMLEICKQAGELFMNASLPLGDGAEQSPQDYIESLSSTTGLPYSLVKRNMGKIHEVMTQMPTILGGLTRGLDLTALDGAVAQQGGSLISYYPTAKSLGVVLPSNSPGVNSIWIPAVALRIPVVLKPGREEPWTPLRIIQAFIAAGCPPEAFCFYPTDHEGANVILQSCDSGIIFGDEKTVARYASNPAVQVHGPGWSKILIGADKADQWESFIDVLAASIYENGGRSCVNASCVLTPKHGAEIADALAKRLAEIKPCEVDDENATLCGFANPKFAEYFESTIEEGLNTPGAEDLTARYRNSERKVEKGSSVYMLPTVVHCESFDHPLANREFLFPYASVVEVPQDQMLEKMGPSLVVTAVTEDAAFIKQLLRSPLIERLNLGALPTSRVTWDQPHEGNLFEFLYKRRAIQTVKK, encoded by the coding sequence ATGACGACCATGACCGCATTAACGCAGATCCCCTGCATACGCAGCGGGCGCGTCTATGAGAGCCTCGATAAATCTGAACTCGTCCATCATTCCGGCGGTGAAGCCGTCGCGCAAATGAGCATGGCGAATTCGGGATTAATTCGCCGCGACATCAATAAAATTTCTCGATCGTTTGAGATATTGCAGGACGTGCCCAGCGCGAAGATGTTGGAGATATGCAAACAAGCGGGCGAACTATTTATGAACGCTTCGCTGCCTCTGGGCGACGGCGCCGAACAATCGCCGCAGGATTACATCGAATCGCTATCCTCTACGACCGGGTTGCCTTACTCGCTGGTCAAACGCAATATGGGTAAAATCCATGAAGTCATGACGCAGATGCCGACCATATTAGGCGGGCTGACGCGTGGACTCGATTTGACTGCGCTCGACGGCGCCGTGGCGCAACAGGGCGGGTCATTAATCAGCTATTACCCCACTGCGAAAAGTTTAGGCGTTGTGTTGCCCAGCAACTCGCCCGGCGTAAATTCAATTTGGATTCCCGCCGTCGCCTTGCGTATCCCTGTTGTGTTAAAACCGGGACGTGAAGAACCCTGGACGCCGCTGCGCATTATCCAGGCGTTTATCGCCGCCGGGTGTCCGCCCGAAGCGTTCTGTTTTTACCCGACAGACCATGAAGGCGCAAACGTCATTCTTCAATCATGCGACAGCGGCATTATTTTTGGCGACGAAAAAACCGTAGCGCGTTATGCAAGTAATCCCGCAGTCCAAGTTCACGGCCCGGGATGGAGCAAGATTCTAATCGGCGCCGACAAAGCCGACCAATGGGAAAGTTTTATTGACGTGTTGGCTGCGTCGATTTATGAAAACGGCGGGCGCAGCTGCGTCAATGCGTCTTGCGTCTTAACGCCGAAACATGGAGCCGAAATCGCTGATGCGTTGGCGAAGCGTCTGGCGGAAATCAAACCATGCGAAGTGGATGATGAAAACGCGACGTTATGCGGATTCGCGAACCCGAAGTTCGCCGAATATTTTGAATCAACCATTGAAGAAGGTTTGAATACGCCCGGCGCCGAAGACCTGACCGCGCGGTATCGAAACAGCGAGCGAAAGGTCGAAAAAGGCAGCAGCGTTTACATGTTGCCGACGGTGGTGCATTGCGAGTCGTTTGACCATCCGCTTGCGAACCGTGAGTTTTTGTTTCCCTATGCCAGCGTGGTTGAAGTTCCACAAGATCAGATGCTCGAAAAAATGGGGCCTTCATTGGTCGTTACAGCAGTGACCGAAGACGCCGCATTTATCAAGCAACTATTGCGCAGCCCATTGATCGAGCGTTTAAACTTGGGCGCGTTGCCAACCTCGCGCGTAACCTGGGACCAGCCGCACGAAGGAAACTTGTTCGAGTTTTTGTATAAACGCCGCGCTATTCAAACGGTAAAAAAATAA